Proteins from a genomic interval of Fusobacterium russii ATCC 25533:
- a CDS encoding cell division protein FtsQ/DivIB, producing MFIRLIILALFSFFIMQIPNKFLKLDYFNLVEIEVTENSKMLHTELTNLRKKLYNKNNFDIDYKELEKILKSDIRVENVSIDEVGLGRIKIDVTEKDFLYYVSIKKEIFIVDGEGQIFGYINEKKKESVPLIVASSQEEVKEMTSILNQIQDRTLFKHISQAYKKAADDYRIVLRDGVELKVNSEVGGNKYRILEILYSEMKKSRKIEYIDLRFDDYIIKYLGDEGYEKQ from the coding sequence ATGTTTATAAGATTAATAATATTAGCTTTGTTTTCTTTCTTCATAATGCAGATACCGAATAAGTTTTTAAAACTAGATTATTTCAATTTAGTAGAAATAGAAGTTACAGAAAATTCAAAAATGTTACATACAGAATTGACAAATTTGAGAAAAAAACTATATAATAAAAACAACTTTGATATAGACTATAAGGAATTAGAAAAAATTTTAAAAAGTGATATAAGAGTTGAAAATGTTAGTATAGATGAGGTTGGCTTAGGAAGAATAAAAATAGATGTAACAGAAAAGGACTTTCTTTATTATGTCAGTATAAAAAAAGAAATTTTTATTGTTGATGGAGAGGGACAAATATTCGGCTACATAAATGAGAAAAAAAAGGAATCTGTTCCCTTAATAGTTGCAAGCTCACAGGAAGAAGTTAAAGAAATGACAAGCATATTAAATCAGATACAAGATAGAACATTATTCAAACATATATCTCAAGCTTATAAAAAGGCAGCGGACGACTACAGAATAGTTCTTAGAGATGGAGTTGAACTTAAAGTTAATAGTGAAGTTGGAGGTAATAAATATCGAATTTTAGAAATTCTTTATTCTGAAATGAAGAAAAGTAGAAAAATTGAGTATATAGACCTAAGATTCGATGACTATATAATAAAATACTTAGGAGATGAGGGATATGAAAAGCAATGA
- the ftsA gene encoding cell division protein FtsA: MKSNEIIKFALDIGNHSIKLLAGEMNSKCDKISILNYVKLRSRGIKKSNIEDSEELYESLKEAVEKISQKLNYPVEKISLSIGGAGVISATRNVRLSFQEREILEEDVEELLVQAKKRLLGAKDTDFYKILYKEIYNIRVNNAGIVKQPVGMLAKDLQADVHIVYIDEAYVEKYIEVINKLGLEVDEIYLNSYVSAKGTLDEESKKMGVAYVDIGYATTDIILLKNYKVLYTKTIPIGEIHYISDMMHMLGLTREDAIEILDKFKKKEIDKDNTIRYGAKKVSLRDIRDIIQARTGDIIEFITSTIEGSGFNGYLAKGIVLSGGAVAIDGVSEQIAAKSGYLVRKELPIEIKGLKDAFYSDAVVTGIFLEDMEKEYRKYIQRLAMEEEKAKELQNSTDEKEEELEDILDEEDSEKKSLWQKFKEFF; the protein is encoded by the coding sequence ATGAAAAGCAATGAAATAATTAAGTTTGCTTTGGATATAGGAAACCATAGCATAAAATTACTTGCTGGAGAGATGAACTCAAAATGTGATAAAATTTCAATATTGAACTATGTCAAATTAAGAAGTAGAGGGATTAAAAAATCGAATATAGAAGACTCAGAAGAATTATACGAAAGTTTGAAAGAAGCGGTTGAAAAAATATCTCAAAAATTAAATTATCCAGTTGAAAAAATATCTTTAAGTATAGGAGGAGCAGGTGTTATATCTGCAACAAGAAATGTAAGATTATCTTTTCAAGAGAGAGAAATTTTAGAAGAAGATGTGGAAGAACTTCTGGTTCAAGCCAAAAAAAGACTTCTGGGAGCTAAGGATACAGATTTCTATAAGATACTTTATAAAGAAATTTATAATATAAGAGTAAATAACGCGGGTATAGTTAAGCAACCAGTTGGAATGTTAGCTAAAGATTTACAGGCAGATGTTCATATAGTTTATATAGATGAAGCCTATGTGGAAAAATATATAGAAGTAATTAATAAATTGGGCTTAGAAGTTGATGAAATTTATTTAAATTCTTATGTTTCAGCTAAAGGAACACTGGATGAGGAATCTAAAAAAATGGGGGTTGCATATGTAGATATAGGATATGCAACTACAGATATAATACTTTTAAAAAATTATAAAGTACTTTATACTAAGACTATACCTATAGGAGAAATACATTATATATCAGATATGATGCATATGCTTGGTCTGACAAGAGAAGATGCAATAGAAATCTTAGATAAATTTAAGAAAAAAGAAATTGATAAAGATAATACTATAAGATATGGAGCAAAAAAAGTTTCTTTGAGGGATATAAGAGATATTATACAAGCAAGAACAGGAGATATAATAGAATTTATAACTTCAACTATAGAGGGGTCAGGTTTCAATGGATACTTGGCTAAAGGAATAGTTTTAAGCGGTGGAGCAGTAGCAATAGATGGAGTTTCCGAGCAAATTGCAGCGAAGTCAGGTTATTTAGTTAGAAAAGAATTACCAATAGAAATAAAAGGCTTGAAAGATGCATTTTATAGTGATGCAGTGGTAACCGGTATATTTTTAGAAGATATGGAAAAAGAATACAGGAAATATATTCAAAGACTTGCTATGGAAGAAGAAAAAGCTAAAGAACTTCAAAATTCTACTGATGAAAAAGAGGAAGAACTTGAAGATATTCTGGATGAAGAAGACAGTGAAAAGAAAAGTCTATGGCAAAAATTTAAAGAATTTTTTTAA